Proteins from a genomic interval of Cygnus olor isolate bCygOlo1 chromosome 9, bCygOlo1.pri.v2, whole genome shotgun sequence:
- the MRPL47 gene encoding 39S ribosomal protein L47, mitochondrial isoform X1, whose amino-acid sequence MLPAPSCATSAAPEKMAAAAAAMAALGRRLTGALRLAGARPGWAAAGLPGLTWNQFHKNLAKVEPPHQLKFLHTTLSRSGLEEFFDDPKNWGEKTVKSGDAWNIKQLRGKSSKDLHKLWYVLLKEKNMLLTLEQESKRQQRPMPSPERLEKVQKSMKNIDLVVKERETALRLLQTGHEKPVPGEWRNDFLGRTYWYTYKEWPIPWYLNKKYKKRKFFYLPHVNHFIRLRLEKYLRVRARRQSLEKKRQKVLHMKFPHLAVKSQS is encoded by the exons ATGCTTCCGGCGCCTTCGTGCGCGACGTCCGCGGCGCCGGAGAAAatggcggccgccgccgccgcgatGGCCGCCCTGGGCCGGCGCTTGACGGGCGCGCTGCGGCTCGCGGGAGCGCGGCCGGGCTGGGCGGCTGCCGGCCTCCCCGG ATTAACATGGAACCAATTCCACAAGAACCTGGCAAAAGTTGAGCCCCCCCATCAGTTGAAGTTTCTGCATACTACTCTGTCTCGGAGTGGTCTGGAGGAGTTTTTTGATGATCCAaaaaactggggagaaaaaacagtaaagtCTG GGGATGCATGGAATATAAAACAGCTAAGGGGCAAGAGTAGCAAAGACTTGCACAAACTTTG GTATGTtctactgaaggaaaaaaacatgcttttgacTTTAGAACAAGAATCAAAGAGACAGCAAAGGCCCATGCCAAGTCCAGAACGATTAGAAAAG GTAcaaaaatctatgaaaaataTTGACTTAGTAgtcaaagaaagagaaactgctTTGAGACTTTTACAAACTGGCCATGAAAAACCAGTACCTGGCGAGTGGAGAAATGACTTCTTAGGACGCACCTACTG GTATACATACAAGGAATGGCCAATACCATGGTACctgaacaaaaaatacaaaaaaaggaaattcttctaCTTACCTCACGTGAATCACTTCATCAg gctcagacttgaaaaatatttacgTGTAAGGGCAAGACGACAAAGCCTAGagaagaagaggcagaaggTCTTACATATGAAGTTTCCTCATCTTGCTGTAAAATCTCAGAGCTAA
- the MRPL47 gene encoding 39S ribosomal protein L47, mitochondrial isoform X2, with amino-acid sequence MNSSPPGVHIIRKDAQITSELTWNQFHKNLAKVEPPHQLKFLHTTLSRSGLEEFFDDPKNWGEKTVKSGDAWNIKQLRGKSSKDLHKLWYVLLKEKNMLLTLEQESKRQQRPMPSPERLEKVQKSMKNIDLVVKERETALRLLQTGHEKPVPGEWRNDFLGRTYWYTYKEWPIPWYLNKKYKKRKFFYLPHVNHFIRLRLEKYLRVRARRQSLEKKRQKVLHMKFPHLAVKSQS; translated from the exons ATTAACATGGAACCAATTCCACAAGAACCTGGCAAAAGTTGAGCCCCCCCATCAGTTGAAGTTTCTGCATACTACTCTGTCTCGGAGTGGTCTGGAGGAGTTTTTTGATGATCCAaaaaactggggagaaaaaacagtaaagtCTG GGGATGCATGGAATATAAAACAGCTAAGGGGCAAGAGTAGCAAAGACTTGCACAAACTTTG GTATGTtctactgaaggaaaaaaacatgcttttgacTTTAGAACAAGAATCAAAGAGACAGCAAAGGCCCATGCCAAGTCCAGAACGATTAGAAAAG GTAcaaaaatctatgaaaaataTTGACTTAGTAgtcaaagaaagagaaactgctTTGAGACTTTTACAAACTGGCCATGAAAAACCAGTACCTGGCGAGTGGAGAAATGACTTCTTAGGACGCACCTACTG GTATACATACAAGGAATGGCCAATACCATGGTACctgaacaaaaaatacaaaaaaaggaaattcttctaCTTACCTCACGTGAATCACTTCATCAg gctcagacttgaaaaatatttacgTGTAAGGGCAAGACGACAAAGCCTAGagaagaagaggcagaaggTCTTACATATGAAGTTTCCTCATCTTGCTGTAAAATCTCAGAGCTAA
- the MRPL47 gene encoding 39S ribosomal protein L47, mitochondrial isoform X3 — protein sequence MLLTLEQESKRQQRPMPSPERLEKVQKSMKNIDLVVKERETALRLLQTGHEKPVPGEWRNDFLGRTYWYTYKEWPIPWYLNKKYKKRKFFYLPHVNHFIRLRLEKYLRVRARRQSLEKKRQKVLHMKFPHLAVKSQS from the exons atgcttttgacTTTAGAACAAGAATCAAAGAGACAGCAAAGGCCCATGCCAAGTCCAGAACGATTAGAAAAG GTAcaaaaatctatgaaaaataTTGACTTAGTAgtcaaagaaagagaaactgctTTGAGACTTTTACAAACTGGCCATGAAAAACCAGTACCTGGCGAGTGGAGAAATGACTTCTTAGGACGCACCTACTG GTATACATACAAGGAATGGCCAATACCATGGTACctgaacaaaaaatacaaaaaaaggaaattcttctaCTTACCTCACGTGAATCACTTCATCAg gctcagacttgaaaaatatttacgTGTAAGGGCAAGACGACAAAGCCTAGagaagaagaggcagaaggTCTTACATATGAAGTTTCCTCATCTTGCTGTAAAATCTCAGAGCTAA